DNA from Xiphophorus maculatus strain JP 163 A chromosome 6, X_maculatus-5.0-male, whole genome shotgun sequence:
GGCTGAAAGGTCAAATGATCAAACAGGGCAACTctgtttgatcatttgatcattttatctGTTTGCAGCCTCTGTTCAGGCTTTATGGTACTTGCTTTAAGTTTTGCTCTCTTGCTCAGCATCCTGAGTTAACCACATACAAGCCTCAAAattgttaaaagtattttagtttaattttaaagaacttCTTACATCTTTGTTCTTGAAAATGTCTATGTTTAAGGCTCAATAAAGAGTGTAGTTGTTACTGGGATCATGATCAGAGAAAGATCAGATTTATGAGTTTTTGACTGGCCAGTGGAGCTAAAAATCTTCTGATTACAGTCAGTAACTGATGATACGTcttataaaatattcaacagaaTATTAAcggaaccgcacagcattctgggagatgtagacagaggaaaggctttagccgcTCAATCTCTCAGTGCCAGCAAAGCTGGGTTGGCAGCATCAACTAATTCAAtcgctctttggttgcctagcgcagtggttctcaaacttttttcagtgatgtacccccttaaaaatataattttagtcaagtaccccctgacacgggcaaaacatttttggaataaaaaagaggtacagtgctgtaaataccctgtaaatactgaatataaaattcagtgtatgaacacacatttatattttatcgaactttttacaaaataatttttcccaagacttattatgaggagcctactgattttttaaagatattttgaaaagcttcacgtaccccctgcagtatctccacgtacccccatttgagaaccactggcctagcgacaacctgttgagtaacttgcgcagcagcagtttcaggttttgccactgtgcctcataactgcacAACATGCAGTTAAgaggcaaataaaaaacaacagtgtgAAGAAAACTGCTGATAGAACAGGAACGctaccagtttggcagtatattggatattttaaatttaaaaaacaaatcaataattattaatattgacTGTTATGAAAACCTTGTATCGTGATAAGCTTTCCATCCATTTCGTCCAGTCATACTTGTAAGATATTTCTTTCCCATTTCAGGTGTATTTAggtatttacactagaaactaaacaaaaatgcattgtAAGATTTTCTTTGCAGTGTTTACATTGTATCAAAGTGTCAGATCTTCAATGTTGTCCAATGAAaagatagaatagaatatttacaaaattataTGAGGTGTAATAACTTTTACAAGACACTTTAAATTGCTACTtgtgctaaaagaaaaagaaatctctcTTTTCAATGTGCAGGAGCCGCACCAGAGATAAAAGATGGCATCAGAGGCACTCTCTCAAAATCATGGTTCCAAAGTTATCATGACGTTTTATCCCACTGCTGAAGAATTCAAGAATTTCAGCCGCTATATTGCATATATAGAGTCCAAGGGAGCACACAGAGCAGGATTAGCAAAGGTAACTAATGTCTGATGTTGGGATGTAGAAAAATAAGATTCTGATTCTACCACGGATCTGTTCTATGTTGCTAGCTGAGATAACACCGTCTCCTGACCCTTCTTTCAGATTGTTCCACCAAAGGAGTGGAGGCCTCGAGGTTCTTATGAGGACATAGATGATTTGGTGATTCCTGCACCCATTCAGCAGGTGGTGACTGGACAGTCAGGCCTTTTCACTCAGTACAACATTCAGAAGAGAGCCATGACTGTTAAAGAGTTTCGTAAGATTGCCAACAGTGACAAGTAGGATTCATGTGCTTGTAATGCTGAttgtttaaagctaaaaaagaaaaagaaaaaaagtttggtcTTAACTGCCCTGAATGCCTTTTTCAGGTTCTGCAGTCCACATTATGATGATTTTGAGGAGCTGGAAAGGAAATACTGgaagaatttaacatttaaccCTCCTCTGTATGGAGCAGATGTTAACGGAAGCCTGTATGACCCTGTGAGTCGATACTCATTAGATGTTGTTGATGTGGAAGTACACATCAGTACACATTTCTGGTTGTGATGTAGTGTTTATGTGATTGGTCAAACTGATGTTGGAACATCATTATTCATATTTGCCCATTGTGACTGCTGTGACCTAACCTGGGACTGTATTCTGGCAGGATATTGAGGAATGGAATATTTGCCACTTGGGAACCATTTTGGACACTGTGGAGCGTGACAGTGGAATAACTATTGAGGGTGTTAACACCCCCTACTTGTATTTTGGAATGTGGAAGACCACCTTTGCATGGCACACTGAGGACATGGACCTTTACAGCATCAACTACTTGCACTTTGGAGAGCCCAAGTCGTGGTAAGGCCTTCCCCAGATTTTCTTCGAAAGTTGCAGAAAATGTGAAGGTGTTTTAAAATCTATTGGGAGTTATTACACAAGCATGGTAGGGTGATTAAAAAAACGGCAGCTTAGGTTTAACACAGAGATACAGAAAACTCCAGCCAATTTGGAGCCCTGTTTTGACCATTTTGTCCCTTCCTACTTCCACTTAAACCTTTTGTACTCTTGTTGTTAAGTTACTGCATATTATTTATTCCTTGAAGTCAACTCTCATGAATTAGAGATAGTCATGAAAAGTCTTGCATAATTTAATACTATTGTACATTATTTACTGATGACTGTATAACTTGCAGTCAAGAAACTTTGAACAACTATCTGCTGatagatgtttttattgaaaccaTAAAACCTAATTTTCTCATAATAGAATTAGGGGTGCATCAATAAATCGGTCCccatttccttaattttttaatataggCCGATACTTGCATGTCAAACCGATCTTGTCTGCTTCTGtgaaggtctaaaaatcagccactgtccccTTTTGCACTGCAGTGAGAGAGGACCAACTGAGACATGCCCACCAGGTGCTAtatttgttgctatatttagcgacttttcagaatttaaaatttgtataGGCCAAAATTGGAGTTGGCAAGTcagtgattggccagaaaactttGTCTGatatgttgctaaatatagcaagaaagttgctgagttggtaacagtgagGAGACTATTGTTAATttcaaatgtgcagacatgaacTGTTAGGCTGGTCTATCAGTCAATccatatttcagcaaaaaaataaataaataaaattaacattatcACAAATGTTTATGGACTTAATTTCTTACACAAGAGTCCTTGCCTTTGTGCATTTAActtcaagaattttttttcttccgagAGGCTTAACAACAGTTGATACAACTAAATGCTTGTAGAATCTAAACTTCGTTCTCTTTTGGTTGTTTGTAGGTACTGCGTTTCCCCAGAGCATGGGAAGAGACTGGAGCGTCTGGCTAAAGGTAaggcagcacagagcagagttctATAGAGATGAATGGTTTGTCTGTTGATCACATAAGTTATGGGAGAATGAAGTTCagttttggggatttttctCACTGTTCAGAGTCAATTCTCACTGATTTGACACTGAACAATACTGTTCAGAGTCAGATTATACCGAGATTCAGTTCTGATTAAAACGCTGAAGGCAAAGAAACACCAACAACACCTTATTGGATCTTCATCACAAGTCATCAGCAAGTCCTAAAGCAGCTTACAGTCCACCTTCGTACTAAAAGATCTGTTGAAAAGGATATCATCTGATTAACCAGGCCACTTTAGAGATTGTTCTTTAATCTATTTATTCTTCTCCTTTAGGATTTTTTCCTGGTAGTTCTCAAAATTGTGAAGCCTTTTTAAGGCATAAAATGACTCTTATCTCTCCTTCAATACTGAAGAAATACGGCATTCCATTTGAAAAGGTAAGTGTTTGTTTAGCATTTTCAATAGTGATTTGTACCTGTGAAACAAGCTAAAGGCTTAATGTGTAGTTGCTAATTAGTGTATTCCTGTTTCTGTAGATCACTCAGGAAGCTGGTGAGTTTATGATTACTTTCCCCTATGCCTATCACGCTGGTTTCAACCACGGTTTCAATTGTGCCGAATCCACCAACTTTGCTACGGAGAGATGGATCGAGTATGGCAAGCAAGCAGTTTTGGTGAGGACCAGATAAAGCATGTATGCTTTTAATAGTTGAtttaatttagttgttttaacGCCTGTCTTGCTTTCTCTTTCTCCCTCAGTGCTCATGCCGTAAAGACATGGTGAAGATTTCAATGGATGTTTTTGTCAGGAAATACCAGCCAGACCGCTATGAACAGTGGCTGGCAGGGCGAGATACGGTGCCCATCGACCACTCAAAGCCCACCCCAGAGGCTAGGGAATTTCTGGGCGACTCTTTCAGCAGCAACAGTGACAGCAGCTTCAACGAGAGTGGCTATGAGGATGGAGAAAGGAAAAGGTATTGTAGTGACTGCTAAAATAATGAGGTGGCGGGGGGGGGAAATGTTCTAAATAAATGCAAGAGGCAACAATAGAAACAGTATTGATCTGTTAAGACATCTGATTCAAGCTAGACACCAGCATCCACTTTAGCTTCACCACTAATGCCAGCAGTCAAACCCAGCAGTTCACTAGAGGGCACTTTTATAATAATGTTTCATGAAATTTTTAAGAAAGAATTGTTTAAATTGGCACACttaaacatgcaaaactttACAAGCAAACTAAAATAGCCTCAAAATTATTCAGCAAACAATGGAAATTTGAACGTATGTGGGTAACCtttgtcctgtctgtttgtGGTGATTCTTCAGCACGCAACGAATAGAGGCCAAAAGACACCGTGTTTGTTTGGAGGTGCCTGACGAGGTTGTCCCCAAAGATGAGGACGATGACGAGGAGTATGGAAAGAGGCCCAGGCTGAGCCTCATCCCTCACCGAGCAGTGGCACACGATGGCAGAAGAAATAAAGGTGATAAATTCATCGCAAGGGCTTCCTGTTTGGTCAGCTTAGTTACTCTGTCTTAGTTACTCTGTGGGGAAAGAAAATATATGgccttttctcattttatttccagGGCCGCCAAAGTTGGTTGTCACGCCAACAAAGCTTACGCTGATGGACCCATTTCATAGGAGCATGTCGCAGAGCAACGGTGACGGAGGCCGTCCTCCTCATTACACCAAGACTCGAGCACCTGCAATCTCTTCTCAGACGAGGCCCAGAAATGGGCATCTGTCGGTTTCAGCAGCGCCGATGTGGACAGAAGCCCCTGCTCAACACGTGCGTAAAATGGGTGTGGCCAGTCTGCTCTTCCACAGGACTCTGAGTTCAAAAGACACTCTCCTGGTGCAAAGCTACACGtcagaaaagcagcaggatCATCACAAGCAGCTCCAAATCCACAGCTACGCTAAGGAGCAGCAGCCACGTCGCCTTCAGAGCAAAGCTTGCACGCTGACACAGGTCCAGGCTTTACCCATGGCGCTGGGCCAAGAACTAGCACAGCTTCAGCCTGGAACCTCAGTTCTTCAGATACAAGAGAAACTTAATGAATCACAAGCacaccagaaccaaaacaatgACAAGCCTGAAAAAATACAGTTCATTCAAGACCCAGTTAGAATGGAGAAAGCCAAAGCTGAGGCCAGGTCGGCCCCCCCACAGAGCCAGACACAGCTccatgacctcagcaaagtcaAGATGGAGGCTTCCAGAGCCAAAAAACGAAAGGTCTGTGTCtcttgacttaaaacaatacTTATTGCCAAATGTGAGGGGGAACTATACTACTTTCTAAAAGTCCTTCGAAATATCTAAATATATGTTCACCTCTAACATGTCAGGATAAGCAGAGCAAAGTTATCAGATGCTGAAGGGGCAGTATCATcatttgagctttacatcatgtttttatgttattccctcatcaaaaacatacctcgagtgttgccttgactctttcatgcatttttgagaaatcctttaatctccatggcaacattcagctgtacaaaatGCCTGGGTTGATCTAGCTCTGGCTTCAAGTTTTCAagtcacagagcagctctcccccCCAAGACTCCTTTCTCAGCTCCTTAAgactagcaaacacctggtggatctTTGAATCgtctgagctcattataggaccTCAGACGATTCAAAGATACTTGTTACTTGTCAACGCTgataaaaacgttgttaaaagGGTTAGTACTGGAGTCATGTGATGACTACctgaaagagacagaggcccaattttaaggcatttatatacaatgtcaaatttcttttaagtcacgTTTGACATCTgtagaattttaaaaactgaagttaaaatAGTTACTCGTTTGTGCTATAACATGATTCAGTGTTGCTGGAGAatcataatactgcccctttaagattGTGACTAGGGCCTTGTTACATGGCTAGTGTTCAGGCCCTTTTTGTTCTCTGTGCTCTTGCTAACTTTACTTTACTAACTTTTTACTCTCTGCACAACTCGCCTAACTTGCTTAATGTGATGCAGTAACAATACCAATTCTACCTTTTCTCTTGGCATTAAACTGACAGTGATTAATACCTACTGTCCTGGTCAAAAGTTTATATACACACAAGGATAATATTGATTTCTGGCCTTTAAtgttaaattagattttttgattcttttttttataagagtatattataacatttaattttatttataagataAAACTTGGTCCAAAAAAGACCTTGGCAcggtctttttttatttttttagatttgtctAGATTTTCTCTAGCCTACAGaggtttaaacatgtttatgcTTGCAATATTATATGGATGCATCCTCACAAATGTCCCATATCAAATTCCAAAGAAGTCACATGTAGCAAAGCCATTGCTTGGTTTCTTGGCAGAAACACAGCTTTGAGCCCAGTCAGTAGTTTGGGATAATTGTCCTGTTGAACTGTGTCAAGCACATTTGAACAAAGTGAAAGACATTCTCTTTTGTTATTCCCTCCATCTTGTGCAATGTCTCATTAAAACCAGGTCTGGACCAGGAAGCCAACAATACAGGATAAAGTCTTTATATTCAGATGGCtacaaaagcacttttttttcttagcaacCTGCTGAAGATTAACATAGGTTTATGTAAATAGTTGGTCTTGGATATAttagattagaaaaaaatctgtaggAAATTCAAATTTGTGCAcctagttgttgtttttaagatttgCTGAGGTTGTTGTCATCATTCCGCCCTGAGAAAAGAACAGTTCAAAAACTACtttagtgacatttattttgaatgatAGTAAACGTAATCATTGGGTAtcaaattgtgattttaatctATTGCTGAACTGAAACATCGTTTAGTGTATCTGTACTGGTGTGTTTTCACTGCGTGACTTTATTATGACACTCTTCCTCTAACTAACTatactaacaaaaaaaagtcttaactAAGTCGTTCTCATGGCAGAAACCGCTTTTATCAACCGTTTTACCCTGAATTTGCTCTCTGCCTTTATTGATCTTCTGGATCCACTGTTTAAACTACAGAGTTACGAGTGTCCACTACTGGACAGTGGCATTATCGTCATGAAAGACACCATTCCTGCAGAGCAACACAAGCAGGATGAGGTCCAGGTGATTCCTCACACTTATGTAAGTAGTTCAAGGGAGCAGAGTTTGATGACATGGTTAGGCTGAATTTGATTAGGATTTGACACACATGAGTACAGAGGCCTCAGTGGGCCCCAATGT
Protein-coding regions in this window:
- the LOC102228201 gene encoding lysine-specific demethylase 4A-like isoform X2, whose product is MASEALSQNHGSKVIMTFYPTAEEFKNFSRYIAYIESKGAHRAGLAKIVPPKEWRPRGSYEDIDDLVIPAPIQQVVTGQSGLFTQYNIQKRAMTVKEFRKIANSDKFCSPHYDDFEELERKYWKNLTFNPPLYGADVNGSLYDPDIEEWNICHLGTILDTVERDSGITIEGVNTPYLYFGMWKTTFAWHTEDMDLYSINYLHFGEPKSWYCVSPEHGKRLERLAKGFFPGSSQNCEAFLRHKMTLISPSILKKYGIPFEKITQEAGEFMITFPYAYHAGFNHGFNCAESTNFATERWIEYGKQAVLCSCRKDMVKISMDVFVRKYQPDRYEQWLAGRDTVPIDHSKPTPEAREFLGDSFSSNSDSSFNESGYEDGERKSTQRIEAKRHRVCLEVPDEVVPKDEDDDEEYGKRPRLSLIPHRAVAHDGRRNKGPPKLVVTPTKLTLMDPFHRSMSQSNGDGGRPPHYTKTRAPAISSQTRPRNGHLSVSAAPMWTEAPAQHVRKMGVASLLFHRTLSSKDTLLVQSYTSEKQQDHHKQLQIHSYAKEQQPRRLQSKACTLTQVQALPMALGQELAQLQPGTSVLQIQEKLNESQAHQNQNNDKPEKIQFIQDPVRMEKAKAEARSAPPQSQTQLHDLSKVKMEASRAKKRKSYECPLLDSGIIVMKDTIPAEQHKQDEVQVIPHTYVLEEQSYCKLESKKQEQEEELCRLPRHHPLLIRETCGDEDQDVSIEVEQEEKEEWAKPLTQLWQSQPYNPQAEWDYNKMMGQQPPYCSICLLFYTYHQSESGNESSSLMLVNRPGGRQWSRPLIPEMCFNTHTARTNDGVQGQLSNPHVAEDGTSRLISCAQCCVRVHTSCYGISGEEAELDNWLCARCEANAITEDCCLCSLRGGALQRANNDKWVHVLCAITILEARFVNITNRSPIDLSTIPLPRFRLKCACCRKRMKREVKGCCVQCSHGRCSTAFHPSCAQAAGILMHPDDWPFVVFITCHRHKAPVIPERNKASLRDLSVGHKVICKHKNCRYYYSEVVELTTATFYEVVFDDGSYSDNLLPEDIENWDCVRLGPPSAGQPVQVRWTDGLLYGAKFVASHSVPMYMVEFEDGSQLTVKREDIYTPEEDLPKRVKSRMSVASDMRFELFTQSNVKQNSKRQRVINSRYREDYIEPVVYRAIME
- the LOC102228201 gene encoding lysine-specific demethylase 4A-like isoform X1, which produces MASEALSQNHGSKVIMTFYPTAEEFKNFSRYIAYIESKGAHRAGLAKIVPPKEWRPRGSYEDIDDLVIPAPIQQVVTGQSGLFTQYNIQKRAMTVKEFRKIANSDKFCSPHYDDFEELERKYWKNLTFNPPLYGADVNGSLYDPDIEEWNICHLGTILDTVERDSGITIEGVNTPYLYFGMWKTTFAWHTEDMDLYSINYLHFGEPKSWYCVSPEHGKRLERLAKGFFPGSSQNCEAFLRHKMTLISPSILKKYGIPFEKITQEAGEFMITFPYAYHAGFNHGFNCAESTNFATERWIEYGKQAVLCSCRKDMVKISMDVFVRKYQPDRYEQWLAGRDTVPIDHSKPTPEAREFLGDSFSSNSDSSFNESGYEDGERKSTQRIEAKRHRVCLEVPDEVVPKDEDDDEEYGKRPRLSLIPHRAVAHDGRRNKGPPKLVVTPTKLTLMDPFHRSMSQSNGDGGRPPHYTKTRAPAISSQTRPRNGHLSVSAAPMWTEAPAQHVRKMGVASLLFHRTLSSKDTLLVQSYTSEKQQDHHKQLQIHSYAKEQQPRRLQSKACTLTQVQALPMALGQELAQLQPGTSVLQIQEKLNESQAHQNQNNDKPEKIQFIQDPVRMEKAKAEARSAPPQSQTQLHDLSKVKMEASRAKKRKSYECPLLDSGIIVMKDTIPAEQHKQDEVQVIPHTYQVLEEQSYCKLESKKQEQEEELCRLPRHHPLLIRETCGDEDQDVSIEVEQEEKEEWAKPLTQLWQSQPYNPQAEWDYNKMMGQQPPYCSICLLFYTYHQSESGNESSSLMLVNRPGGRQWSRPLIPEMCFNTHTARTNDGVQGQLSNPHVAEDGTSRLISCAQCCVRVHTSCYGISGEEAELDNWLCARCEANAITEDCCLCSLRGGALQRANNDKWVHVLCAITILEARFVNITNRSPIDLSTIPLPRFRLKCACCRKRMKREVKGCCVQCSHGRCSTAFHPSCAQAAGILMHPDDWPFVVFITCHRHKAPVIPERNKASLRDLSVGHKVICKHKNCRYYYSEVVELTTATFYEVVFDDGSYSDNLLPEDIENWDCVRLGPPSAGQPVQVRWTDGLLYGAKFVASHSVPMYMVEFEDGSQLTVKREDIYTPEEDLPKRVKSRMSVASDMRFELFTQSNVKQNSKRQRVINSRYREDYIEPVVYRAIME
- the LOC102228201 gene encoding lysine-specific demethylase 4A-like isoform X3 is translated as MASEALSQNHGSKVIMTFYPTAEEFKNFSRYIAYIESKGAHRAGLAKIVPPKEWRPRGSYEDIDDLVIPAPIQQVVTGQSGLFTQYNIQKRAMTVKEFRKIANSDKFCSPHYDDFEELERKYWKNLTFNPPLYGADVNGSLYDPDIEEWNICHLGTILDTVERDSGITIEGVNTPYLYFGMWKTTFAWHTEDMDLYSINYLHFGEPKSWYCVSPEHGKRLERLAKGFFPGSSQNCEAFLRHKMTLISPSILKKYGIPFEKITQEAGEFMITFPYAYHAGFNHGFNCAESTNFATERWIEYGKQAVLCSCRKDMVKISMDVFVRKYQPDRYEQWLAGRDTVPIDHSKPTPEAREFLGDSFSSNSDSSFNESGYEDGERKSTQRIEAKRHRVCLEVPDEVVPKDEDDDEEYGKRPRLSLIPHRAVAHDGRRNKGPPKLVVTPTKLTLMDPFHRSMSQSNGDGGRPPHYTKTRAPAISSQTRPRNGHLSVSAAPMWTEAPAQHVRKMGVASLLFHRTLSSKDTLLVQSYTSEKQQDHHKQLQIHSYAKEQQPRRLQSKACTLTQVQALPMALGQELAQLQPGTSVLQIQEKLNESQAHQNQNNDKPEKIQFIQDPVRMEKAKAEARSAPPQSQTQLHDLSKVKMEASRAKKRKVLEEQSYCKLESKKQEQEEELCRLPRHHPLLIRETCGDEDQDVSIEVEQEEKEEWAKPLTQLWQSQPYNPQAEWDYNKMMGQQPPYCSICLLFYTYHQSESGNESSSLMLVNRPGGRQWSRPLIPEMCFNTHTARTNDGVQGQLSNPHVAEDGTSRLISCAQCCVRVHTSCYGISGEEAELDNWLCARCEANAITEDCCLCSLRGGALQRANNDKWVHVLCAITILEARFVNITNRSPIDLSTIPLPRFRLKCACCRKRMKREVKGCCVQCSHGRCSTAFHPSCAQAAGILMHPDDWPFVVFITCHRHKAPVIPERNKASLRDLSVGHKVICKHKNCRYYYSEVVELTTATFYEVVFDDGSYSDNLLPEDIENWDCVRLGPPSAGQPVQVRWTDGLLYGAKFVASHSVPMYMVEFEDGSQLTVKREDIYTPEEDLPKRVKSRMSVASDMRFELFTQSNVKQNSKRQRVINSRYREDYIEPVVYRAIME